A single window of Salvia splendens isolate huo1 chromosome 8, SspV2, whole genome shotgun sequence DNA harbors:
- the LOC121745063 gene encoding dnaJ homolog subfamily B member 13-like yields the protein MGVDYYKILQVDKNAKDDDLKKAYRKLAMKWHPDKNPNNKKDAEAKFKQISEAYDVLSDPQKRAVYDQYGEEGLKGQVPPPDAGAGGGGATFFQSGDGPNMFRFNPRNADDIFAEFFGCSGGSGMRGGPRRFGGSVFGEDMFSSFGGGDGRPMSSAPRKAPPIEKKLPCSLEDLYKGATKRMKISREISDATGKTLPVEEILTIDIKPGWKKGTKITFPEKGNEQPHVIPSDLVFIIDEKPHSVFTRDGNDLIVTQKIPLAEALTGYTLHLTTLDGRNLSVPINTVIHPTYEEVIPREGMPLPKDPTKRGNLRIKFNIKFPTRLTPDQKSGIKNLLSA from the exons ATGGGCGTTGATTACTACAAGATACTGCAGGTCGACAAGAATGCCAAAGATGACGACTTGAAAAAAGCTTACAGAAAGCTCGCTATGAAGTGGCATCCCGACAAGAATCCCAACAACAAGAAGGATGCTGAGGCCAAATTCAAGCAGATTTCCGAAGCCTATGAT GTTCTAAGTGATCCTCAAAAGAGGGCTGTCTACGATCAGTACGGCGAAGAAGGTCTCAAGGGTCAAGTGCCGCCGCCGGATGCTGGTGCCGGCGGTGGTGGCGCAACATTCTTCCAATCAGGAGACGGACCAAACATGTTCAGATTCAATCCAAGAAATGCCGACGACATATTCGCGGAGTTCTTCGGGTGTTCAGGCGGCAGTGGAATGAGGGGCGGGCCTAGACGGTTCGGTGGGTCCGTGTTCGGTGAGGACATGTTCAGCTCATTCGGTGGTGGAGACGGCCGCCCAATGAGTTCCGCTCCCAGAAAGGCGCCACCGATCGAGAAGAAGCTGCCTTGCAGCTTGGAAGACCTCTACAAAGGAGCTACAAAGAGGATGAAAATCTCCAGAGAGATATCCGACGCCACTGG GAAGACATTGCCAGTGGAGGAGATTCTGACCATTGACATAAAGCCTGGGTGGAAGAAGGGAACAAAGATCACATTCCCGGAGAAAGGGAATGAGCAACCGCATGTGATTCCTTCAGATTTAGTGTTCATAATTGACGAGAAGCCCCACAGTGTGTTCACACGAGATGGTAATGATCTAATTGTAACGCAGAAGATACCGCTGGCGGAAGCATTGACAGGATACACACTTCACCTTACCACCTTGGATGGAAGAAACTTGTCTGTTCCTATAAACACAGTCATCCATCCCACCTATGAAGAGGTGATTCCAAGAGAAGGGATGCCTTTGCCTAAAGATCCAACCAAAAGGGGCAATCTAAGGATCAAATTCAACATTAAGTTCCCAACAAGGTTGACGCCTGACCAGAAATCTGGAATCAAGAATCTTCTTTCTGCTTGA
- the LOC121745121 gene encoding dnaJ homolog subfamily B member 13-like, which yields MGVDYYKILQVDKNAKDDDLKKAYRKLAMKWHPDKNPNNKKDAEAKFKQISEAYDVLSDPQKRAVYDQYGEEGLKGPVPPPDAGGGASFFQSGDGPNMFRFNPRNADDIFAEFFGFSGSSGMRGGPRRFGGSMFGEDMFSSFGGGDGRPMSSAPRKAPPIAKKLPCSLEDLYKGATKRMKISREISDATGKTLPVEEILTIDIKPGWKKGTKITFPEKGNEQPHVIPSDLVFIIDEKPHSVFTRDGNDLIVTQKIPLAEALTGYTLHLTTLDGRNLSVPINTVIHPTYEEVIPREGMPLPKDPTKRGNLRIKFNIKFPTRLTPEQKSGIKNLLSA from the exons ATGGGTGTTGATTACTACAAGATACTGCAGGTCGACAAGAATGCCAAAGATGATGACTTGAAGAAAGCTTACAGAAAGCTCGCTATGAAGTGGCATCCCGACAAGAATCCCAACAACAAAAAGGATGCTGAGGCCAAATTCAAGCAGATTTCCGAAGCCTATGAT GTTCTAAGTGATCCTCAAAAGAGGGCTGTATATGATCAGTACGGCGAAGAAGGTCTCAAGGGCCCAGTCCCGCCGCCGGATGCTGGTGGTGGCGCATCGTTCTTCCAATCAGGAGACGGACCAAACATGTTCAGATTCAATCCAAGGAATGCCGACGATATATTCGCGGAGTTCTTCGGGTTTTCAGGAAGCAGTGGAATGAGGGGCGGGCCTAGACGGTTCGGTGGGTCCATGTTCGGTGAGGACATGTTCAGCTCATTCGGTGGTGGAGACGGCCGCCCAATGAGTTCTGCTCCCAGAAAGGCGCCACCGATCGCGAAGAAGCTGCCTTGCAGCTTGGAAGACCTCTACAAAGGAGCTACAAAGAGGATGAAAATCTCCAGAGAGATATCCGACGCCACTGG GAAGACATTGCCAGTGGAGGAGATTCTGACCATTGACATAAAGCCTGGGTGGAAGAAGGGAACAAAGATCACATTCCCGGAGAAAGGGAATGAGCAACCGCATGTGATTCCTTCGGATTTAGTGTTCATAATCGACGAGAAGCCCCACAGTGTGTTCACACGAGATGGTAATGATCTAATTGTAACGCAGAAGATACCGCTGGCGGAAGCATTGACAGGATACACACTTCACCTTACCACCTTGGATGGAAGAAACTTGTCTGTTCCTATAAACACAGTCATCCATCCCACCTATGAAGAGGTGATTCCAAGAGAAGGGATGCCTTTGCCTAAAGATCCAACCAAAAGGGGCAATCTGAGGATCAAATTCAACATTAAGTTCCCAACTAGGCTGACGCCTGAGCAAAAATCTGGAATCAAGAATCTTCTTTCTGCTTGA